One Streptomyces lincolnensis genomic region harbors:
- a CDS encoding DUF5302 domain-containing protein, with the protein MTAESPSQEGSESADAESPVVSPDDDGQDELKRKFREALARKRGMQAAAADSAANSDASKVRGAHGPAASQRSFRRKSGG; encoded by the coding sequence ATGACTGCAGAGTCTCCATCACAAGAAGGTTCGGAGTCGGCTGACGCCGAGAGCCCCGTCGTCTCGCCCGACGATGACGGCCAGGACGAGCTGAAGCGCAAGTTTCGGGAGGCCCTGGCACGCAAGCGCGGTATGCAGGCGGCCGCCGCCGACAGCGCCGCGAACTCCGACGCGTCAAAGGTCCGTGGCGCGCACGGCCCGGCTGCGAGCCAGCGGTCGTTCCGACGCAAGAGCGGCGGCTGA
- a CDS encoding dienelactone hydrolase family protein translates to MPNPTSVDLTELSTSLGGSRRLSGHLARPEGVGPWPGVIVVHEALGVDDVMLRQTERLAKAGYLTWMPDLFADGGIRRCLVPTMRAATSGRGRACADLEAARRTLADHPDCTGRVGIIGFCMGGSFALVAAGRGTFDAASVNYGLLPKNAESDLAESCPVVASYGGRDRMVKGTAAQLEATLMRNGVPHDVKEYPAAGHSFLNDAENAPRWLRPLTRISGIGPEPESAADAWRRIEAFFAQHLTDS, encoded by the coding sequence ATGCCCAACCCCACCTCGGTCGACCTCACCGAACTCAGTACCTCTCTCGGTGGTTCCCGTCGGCTGTCCGGCCATCTCGCCCGTCCCGAGGGCGTCGGTCCCTGGCCCGGCGTCATCGTCGTCCACGAGGCACTGGGGGTGGACGACGTCATGCTGCGGCAGACCGAACGACTCGCCAAGGCCGGCTACCTGACCTGGATGCCGGACCTGTTCGCTGACGGCGGCATCCGCCGCTGCCTGGTGCCGACGATGCGCGCCGCGACATCCGGCCGCGGCCGCGCCTGCGCCGACCTGGAAGCAGCACGGCGGACCCTGGCCGATCACCCCGACTGCACCGGACGCGTCGGCATCATCGGTTTCTGCATGGGCGGCAGCTTCGCCCTGGTCGCCGCGGGTCGGGGTACCTTCGACGCAGCCTCGGTCAATTACGGTCTCCTGCCCAAGAACGCTGAGAGTGACCTCGCCGAGTCCTGCCCGGTGGTGGCCAGCTACGGCGGCCGTGACCGCATGGTCAAAGGAACCGCGGCCCAGTTGGAAGCCACCCTGATGCGGAACGGCGTACCGCACGACGTGAAGGAGTACCCCGCCGCCGGGCACTCCTTCCTCAACGACGCCGAGAACGCCCCGCGCTGGCTGCGTCCGCTCACCCGGATCTCGGGTATCGGGCCCGAGCCGGAGTCCGCCGCCGACGCCTGGCGCCGGATCGAGGCGTTCTTCGCCCAACACCTGACCGACTCCTGA
- a CDS encoding SMI1/KNR4 family protein gives MSSESFNWHDFLERWQEEWVPRADEEDDGGQNVVPLGRPGADEAAIAAAEERLGRRLPPSYREFLAVSDGWHVDQTAGVYQLGGAADIDWFRDPFDMTALYEQNLGDNPREEDVLLAGMWQRALRLETDSDMSYALLDPGDSDQDGEWALYVYKGWSGEFPDRFSSFRAYMEAMYRRFHADRVERCDFVNATTRLQDTHVEEARLLALRGRYEEALPLLEEALSFGRPRSAVLLNQLRHLLAPRGSLDYGHLVADQRYLPEILPVEAMSPASGEWRLGGDDHWLGMMAARGAARETAEAVLKTMRDGTYRYAPAGPWGRAVAEARELAYWGATDAAWRVLRDALPQWEAPGPSLIAPIGLLADPVLGLLVTPERGREILATPRAGETGAAPEPVSDLDPPGLAWLTEPSANWRPLDGYRCVWAEGVNPTRLPALIGEEGAELSAPTDPRKASWRAPKPHEREGVELWEDRAVAAVGRTAQGWAFAFDGHSHSHLSKLFLSPAPAASLSGRAVVVWREPRRTSPGDHPTAFHLSVAERGKELYAFTVRGTEIERSGAIPETLNPARLFRPEDSEMNSELRVLEALHTELGLSLPRFALTQGRLPTFTTRSWTRAPRAGEGFAYAYFVRHRP, from the coding sequence ATGAGTAGCGAGTCTTTCAACTGGCACGACTTCCTGGAACGTTGGCAGGAGGAGTGGGTTCCGCGCGCGGACGAGGAGGACGACGGCGGGCAGAACGTCGTCCCTCTGGGCAGACCCGGGGCGGACGAGGCGGCGATCGCCGCGGCCGAGGAACGGCTGGGTCGACGGCTGCCTCCCTCGTACCGGGAGTTCCTGGCCGTGAGCGACGGGTGGCACGTGGACCAGACGGCCGGGGTGTACCAGCTCGGCGGCGCTGCGGACATCGACTGGTTCCGGGATCCGTTCGACATGACTGCCCTGTACGAGCAGAACCTGGGCGACAATCCGCGCGAGGAAGACGTCCTGCTGGCCGGGATGTGGCAACGGGCGCTGCGGCTGGAGACGGACTCCGACATGTCGTACGCCCTGCTCGACCCGGGCGACAGCGACCAGGACGGTGAGTGGGCGCTCTACGTCTACAAGGGCTGGAGCGGCGAATTTCCGGACCGTTTCTCGTCATTCCGCGCATACATGGAGGCCATGTACCGCCGCTTCCACGCCGACCGGGTGGAGAGATGCGACTTCGTGAACGCGACCACACGCCTCCAGGACACCCATGTGGAGGAGGCTCGCCTGCTGGCCCTGCGCGGACGGTACGAGGAGGCCCTGCCCCTACTTGAGGAAGCGCTGTCCTTCGGGCGGCCGCGGAGCGCCGTCCTGCTGAACCAGCTCCGGCATCTGCTGGCTCCACGCGGCTCCTTGGACTACGGCCACCTGGTGGCGGACCAGCGCTACCTGCCGGAGATTCTGCCCGTGGAGGCCATGAGTCCGGCGAGCGGCGAATGGCGGCTGGGCGGGGACGACCACTGGCTGGGGATGATGGCCGCCCGCGGGGCGGCCCGGGAGACCGCCGAGGCCGTCCTGAAGACGATGCGGGACGGTACCTATCGCTACGCGCCTGCCGGCCCATGGGGCCGGGCCGTCGCCGAGGCCCGGGAGCTGGCCTACTGGGGGGCGACCGATGCCGCGTGGCGGGTGCTGCGGGACGCGCTCCCGCAGTGGGAGGCTCCCGGGCCCTCGCTGATCGCCCCGATCGGTCTGCTCGCCGATCCGGTCCTGGGTTTGCTGGTCACCCCGGAGCGTGGGCGGGAAATCCTCGCGACACCGCGGGCCGGGGAGACAGGAGCAGCTCCCGAGCCGGTGTCCGATCTCGACCCGCCGGGCCTCGCATGGCTGACGGAGCCTTCGGCGAACTGGCGGCCGCTCGACGGATACCGCTGTGTCTGGGCCGAGGGAGTCAACCCCACCCGTCTGCCCGCGCTGATCGGCGAGGAAGGCGCCGAACTGAGCGCACCGACGGATCCACGCAAGGCGTCCTGGCGGGCACCCAAGCCCCATGAGCGGGAGGGCGTGGAACTCTGGGAGGACCGGGCCGTGGCCGCCGTCGGCCGCACTGCGCAAGGGTGGGCGTTCGCCTTTGACGGCCACTCCCACAGCCACCTGAGCAAGCTGTTCCTGTCTCCCGCTCCGGCCGCCTCCTTGTCCGGCCGCGCGGTGGTGGTGTGGCGCGAGCCGAGGCGCACGTCTCCAGGCGACCACCCGACCGCGTTCCACCTGTCGGTGGCCGAACGAGGCAAGGAACTCTACGCGTTTACCGTGCGGGGTACGGAGATTGAGCGCTCAGGCGCGATACCCGAGACCCTCAACCCCGCAAGGCTGTTCCGTCCGGAGGACTCTGAAATGAACTCCGAACTGCGCGTGCTGGAGGCCCTGCACACCGAACTCGGACTCTCGCTCCCCCGCTTCGCGCTGACCCAAGGCAGGCTCCCCACCTTCACCACCCGCTCCTGGACCCGGGCGCCACGCGCGGGCGAGGGGTTCGCCTACGCCTACTTCGTGCGGCATCGGCCTTGA
- a CDS encoding AAA family ATPase gives MTKVLITGMSGTGKSTALHSLRLRGHSTVDTDTDTWSRWVTQPDGSADWIWREQAITDLLGSHDDASLFVAGCKTNQGQFYPLFDHIVLLSAPAEVLLARIAARTNNPYGKRPEERDAVLDHLNTVEPLLRATATVEIDATAPIGQVVRQLEALTEP, from the coding sequence GTGACGAAAGTCTTGATCACGGGGATGTCCGGCACCGGCAAGTCGACGGCACTCCACTCCCTGCGCCTGCGCGGGCACAGCACCGTGGATACCGATACCGACACCTGGAGCCGCTGGGTGACCCAGCCGGACGGTTCCGCCGACTGGATTTGGCGCGAGCAGGCCATCACCGACCTGCTCGGCAGCCACGACGACGCCAGCCTTTTCGTGGCCGGCTGCAAGACCAACCAAGGCCAGTTCTATCCGCTGTTCGACCACATCGTGCTGCTGAGCGCACCCGCCGAGGTCCTGCTGGCCCGGATTGCGGCGCGGACCAACAATCCCTACGGCAAGCGGCCCGAAGAACGAGACGCCGTCCTCGACCACCTGAACACCGTCGAGCCACTGCTCCGAGCAACCGCGACCGTCGAGATCGACGCCACCGCACCCATCGGACAAGTCGTTCGACAGCTGGAAGCACTCACCGAGCCCTAG
- a CDS encoding RNA polymerase sigma factor, giving the protein MTGQTPDDAGEQVVQESADMMPPAFWAFHELYHQAYFEYAFVQLGDQVAADQLVDQTFVFLAVIWQQVTEQEKPETLAWTLLKERVAAELEAQGKEPAALETLAFERAIRAACDPVLDSFRAEFRAQVTELEDSMGLYAALARLPERQFDVMVLHFALGFTTKRTALVMGVCEATVRSTRRAAKRRLAEQLGLDYGEDTDDEE; this is encoded by the coding sequence GTGACCGGACAGACCCCCGACGACGCGGGCGAGCAGGTGGTGCAGGAATCCGCCGACATGATGCCGCCGGCCTTCTGGGCCTTTCACGAGCTCTACCACCAGGCCTACTTCGAGTACGCCTTCGTGCAGTTAGGCGACCAGGTCGCCGCCGACCAGCTGGTCGACCAGACCTTCGTGTTCCTGGCCGTGATCTGGCAGCAGGTCACCGAGCAGGAAAAACCCGAAACGCTCGCCTGGACCCTGCTGAAGGAACGCGTCGCCGCCGAACTCGAAGCCCAGGGCAAGGAGCCGGCCGCCCTGGAGACCCTGGCCTTCGAACGCGCCATCCGCGCGGCTTGTGATCCGGTCTTGGACAGCTTCCGCGCCGAGTTCCGCGCGCAGGTTACCGAACTCGAAGACTCCATGGGCCTGTATGCGGCACTGGCCCGCCTGCCGGAGCGTCAGTTTGATGTCATGGTCCTGCACTTCGCCCTCGGCTTCACCACCAAGCGGACCGCCCTCGTGATGGGCGTGTGCGAGGCCACGGTGCGCTCCACCCGCCGCGCCGCCAAGCGCCGCCTGGCCGAACAGCTGGGACTGGACTACGGCGAGGACACCGACGATGAGGAGTGA
- a CDS encoding glycoside hydrolase family 113 → MLTVRGISYLVGEASTDDVRRDMEVIARDLHCTTVMLIGDGKRLIDAARTALESGLGVYIRPHVPELPQPKLLEHLDAVAEAAEELRLEHPDRVTLLVGSEFSHTVPGIVPGPRSFLRLKLIVRFHRLLRRRIDRRLHRLLTTAVTTARRRFGGPVTYSAAGWEHVDWSLFDLVGVSLYRSGRNHTTYADRLRTLVRDHDKPVVITEFGCGAFTGADQRGAGSFWIVNWFAVPPRIRGDHPRDESVQARYLGELIDQYDAEGVHGCFVFTFAMPDFPHHHDPRLDLDKAGFGVVAVTGDGACRPKEAFHEVARRYGDTAVEE, encoded by the coding sequence ATGCTGACCGTCCGCGGCATCTCCTACCTGGTCGGTGAGGCGAGCACCGATGACGTACGGCGGGACATGGAGGTCATCGCCCGGGATCTGCACTGCACCACGGTGATGCTCATCGGGGACGGGAAGCGGTTGATCGATGCCGCCCGCACCGCCCTCGAGTCCGGTCTCGGCGTCTACATCCGGCCCCACGTTCCCGAGCTGCCTCAGCCGAAGCTGCTGGAGCACCTGGACGCCGTCGCCGAGGCGGCCGAAGAACTCCGCCTAGAACACCCGGACCGGGTGACGCTCCTGGTCGGCAGCGAGTTCTCCCACACCGTGCCCGGCATCGTCCCCGGACCTCGCTCGTTCCTGCGCCTGAAGCTCATCGTGCGTTTCCACCGCCTGCTGCGGCGCAGGATCGACCGGCGGCTCCACCGGCTGCTCACCACCGCCGTGACCACCGCGCGGCGCCGTTTCGGCGGGCCGGTCACCTACTCCGCGGCCGGGTGGGAACACGTCGACTGGTCGCTGTTCGACCTGGTCGGCGTCAGCCTCTACCGCTCCGGCCGCAACCACACCACCTACGCAGACCGCCTGCGTACCCTGGTTCGCGACCACGACAAGCCCGTCGTCATCACCGAGTTCGGGTGCGGTGCCTTCACCGGAGCCGACCAGCGGGGCGCCGGTTCCTTCTGGATCGTCAACTGGTTTGCCGTACCCCCGCGCATCCGCGGCGACCACCCCCGCGACGAGTCCGTCCAGGCCCGCTACCTCGGTGAACTCATCGACCAGTACGACGCGGAGGGCGTGCACGGCTGCTTCGTGTTCACCTTCGCCATGCCCGACTTCCCGCATCACCACGACCCTCGTCTCGACCTCGACAAGGCCGGCTTCGGGGTCGTGGCGGTGACCGGCGACGGTGCGTGCAGACCCAAGGAGGCGTTCCACGAGGTCGCGCGGCGCTACGGCGACACAGCCGTGGAGGAATGA
- a CDS encoding bleomycin resistance protein, translating to MAEKTIPLLPCQTIQPVIDFYTALGFEVTFLQKSPNPFAVVERGDIGLQFFGMKKYEPSESYSTCYVLTDDVDGLYEAFRAGLKAAYGKIPSRGIPRIGPLKDMSYGVRQFLMTDPGGNCIRVGQPTSEDLHHRPAPKETFARALHNATLFADSKEDPAGAAKIIDRVLGLEGERPTPAQLVRLLVLRADVAGRLGDETTAVSALKKAAAVQLTDEERQSVSGDLERLKDLAGSEPKLEV from the coding sequence GTGGCTGAAAAGACGATTCCCTTGCTCCCCTGTCAGACCATCCAGCCCGTCATCGACTTCTACACGGCTCTCGGTTTCGAGGTGACCTTCCTGCAGAAGAGCCCCAATCCGTTCGCGGTTGTCGAGCGAGGCGATATCGGGCTGCAGTTCTTCGGCATGAAGAAGTACGAGCCCAGCGAGTCCTACAGCACCTGCTATGTCCTCACCGATGACGTGGACGGGCTGTACGAGGCGTTCCGGGCCGGGCTCAAGGCCGCGTACGGGAAGATCCCGAGCCGGGGCATTCCGCGGATCGGGCCGCTCAAGGACATGTCCTACGGGGTGCGGCAGTTCCTGATGACCGACCCCGGCGGCAACTGCATCCGGGTCGGGCAGCCCACCAGCGAAGACCTGCACCACCGGCCCGCCCCCAAGGAGACCTTCGCACGAGCACTGCACAACGCCACGCTCTTCGCCGACTCCAAAGAAGACCCAGCAGGTGCGGCGAAGATCATCGACCGGGTGCTCGGGCTCGAGGGCGAGCGGCCGACACCCGCGCAGCTCGTACGCCTCCTGGTCCTGCGCGCCGACGTGGCCGGGCGGCTCGGTGACGAGACCACGGCGGTGTCCGCGCTGAAGAAGGCCGCCGCGGTCCAACTCACCGATGAGGAACGGCAGTCGGTCAGCGGCGACCTGGAGAGACTGAAGGACCTGGCGGGTTCGGAGCCGAAGCTTGAGGTGTGA
- a CDS encoding prepilin peptidase produces METSWIVTVAALWGVGTGLLIPHAAYRLSVPPDEPWRAACPAGHLFIGAGNGWLGRARCTDGDSYGPSTPLLATASAVACAVLAAAVGTHPELVVWLLLVPAGVLLAVVDFAVHRLPDIVTLPFAVITLALLGAATLLPGTDGRWTTALLGSFALGGSYFVLFLLTPRSFGFGDVKLALALGGVLGWYGWAIVMIGTFAGYLFGALYGIALILAGRASRTSRIPFGPFLLAGAFAGVLLGSHG; encoded by the coding sequence GTGGAGACGTCCTGGATCGTCACAGTGGCCGCCCTGTGGGGTGTCGGCACGGGCCTACTGATACCGCACGCCGCATACCGGCTCTCTGTGCCGCCCGATGAGCCGTGGCGAGCGGCGTGTCCTGCCGGACACCTGTTCATCGGTGCCGGGAACGGATGGCTGGGGCGGGCCCGCTGCACCGACGGAGACTCGTACGGCCCCAGCACACCTCTCCTTGCTACTGCCTCAGCCGTGGCCTGCGCCGTATTGGCGGCCGCCGTCGGCACCCACCCCGAACTGGTGGTCTGGCTGCTACTTGTCCCAGCTGGTGTACTGCTCGCCGTCGTCGACTTCGCGGTACACCGGCTGCCCGACATCGTCACCCTGCCGTTCGCAGTGATCACGCTTGCCCTGCTCGGCGCGGCCACGTTGCTGCCGGGTACCGACGGGCGCTGGACGACTGCGCTGTTGGGCTCCTTTGCCCTGGGGGGCAGCTACTTCGTGCTGTTCCTGCTCACCCCCCGCAGCTTCGGATTCGGCGATGTGAAACTCGCCCTCGCTCTGGGCGGGGTCCTGGGCTGGTACGGCTGGGCCATCGTCATGATCGGGACCTTCGCGGGGTACCTGTTCGGCGCGCTGTACGGCATTGCCCTCATCCTCGCGGGTCGGGCTAGCCGGACCAGCAGGATCCCGTTCGGGCCGTTTCTGCTTGCCGGGGCGTTCGCTGGCGTGCTCCTGGGCTCTCACGGCTAG
- a CDS encoding alpha/beta fold hydrolase — translation MAWSEHVVVRDGVRLACRDWGGPGQQPIVLLHGLAGHAGEWDVLARRLSSRYRVVAVDQRGHGASELHPRDVSRAAYVADVIAVIDQMALQRPVLVGQSLGGHTAMLTAAAHPGLVRALVLVEAGSGGPHPNGPVDIGGWLDSWPTPFASRETAAAFLGGGPVGAGWAAGLEERDGGWWPRFDRNVMVRSLAENAQRSFQHEWGQVACPTLVILAQSSFIPAQEADAMLRQRPATTAMSIPGTGHDLHLEQPEILHTALSDFLDGLT, via the coding sequence GTGGCATGGTCTGAACACGTGGTGGTGCGAGACGGCGTGCGACTTGCCTGCCGGGACTGGGGCGGGCCGGGGCAGCAGCCGATCGTGTTGCTGCACGGCCTGGCCGGTCACGCGGGTGAATGGGACGTGCTGGCCCGGAGGCTGAGCTCCAGATATCGGGTCGTCGCGGTCGACCAGCGCGGGCACGGCGCCAGCGAGCTCCACCCGCGTGACGTCTCCCGCGCCGCGTACGTCGCCGACGTCATCGCCGTTATTGACCAGATGGCGCTGCAGCGGCCCGTCCTGGTCGGCCAGTCACTGGGCGGACACACAGCCATGCTCACCGCTGCCGCGCATCCCGGGCTCGTCCGTGCGCTCGTGCTCGTCGAGGCCGGCTCCGGCGGTCCACACCCGAACGGCCCCGTGGACATCGGTGGATGGCTCGACTCGTGGCCGACACCGTTTGCCTCACGCGAAACGGCGGCCGCATTCCTCGGCGGCGGACCGGTCGGTGCAGGCTGGGCGGCCGGGCTGGAAGAACGCGACGGCGGATGGTGGCCTCGTTTCGACCGGAACGTGATGGTCCGCTCGCTGGCGGAGAACGCCCAGCGTTCCTTCCAGCACGAGTGGGGGCAGGTCGCGTGCCCCACCCTGGTCATCTTGGCCCAATCCAGTTTTATCCCTGCCCAGGAAGCCGACGCAATGCTTCGGCAGCGACCCGCCACCACGGCCATGAGCATCCCCGGCACCGGCCACGACCTGCACCTGGAACAGCCCGAGATCCTGCACACCGCACTCTCGGACTTCCTCGATGGCCTCACCTGA
- a CDS encoding GNAT family N-acetyltransferase, whose protein sequence is MTTWVNPLLSAGCVAPEERGARLSADVLAERLRHLHEQGAVLSTLGTTSGRYVRRLGWEAPVPVFAWSIATDDLKRAFTRSGMPVELGRTTEADALQRRLAPEWNGPVLRPPWWPAWIDDKQQLTTYRFGPAQAPTGLLSFAMKRGERHGMQLTVHDFWASDADTVAEMLAFLALHHTRAPAIHFRRSALPPYPALLHNLHRYRLTAEAWHPWMLRILDLEEAMRLRGWPDHLDTAMPLAIESQDGENWDQYLLEIKGGTGQITKTHTTSEARLTRRQLAVWYAGGYRTATAARLAGVEATSDEALCRLIRTTEHEPWLPDHF, encoded by the coding sequence GTGACGACCTGGGTGAACCCATTGCTCAGCGCCGGGTGCGTCGCCCCGGAGGAACGCGGCGCCCGTCTCTCTGCCGACGTGCTCGCCGAACGGCTCCGTCACCTGCACGAGCAGGGAGCGGTGCTCTCCACGCTGGGGACGACATCAGGCCGGTACGTCCGCCGTCTCGGCTGGGAGGCCCCCGTCCCCGTCTTCGCGTGGTCCATCGCCACCGACGACCTCAAGCGGGCCTTCACCCGCTCGGGGATGCCAGTCGAGCTCGGCCGCACGACGGAAGCCGACGCGCTGCAACGCCGCCTGGCCCCGGAGTGGAACGGGCCCGTACTGCGCCCGCCCTGGTGGCCCGCCTGGATCGACGACAAACAGCAGCTGACCACCTACCGGTTCGGTCCGGCCCAGGCCCCCACGGGACTGCTGTCCTTCGCCATGAAGCGCGGCGAGCGGCACGGGATGCAGCTGACCGTGCACGACTTCTGGGCCAGCGACGCAGACACCGTCGCCGAGATGTTGGCATTCCTCGCCCTCCATCACACGCGGGCGCCAGCCATCCACTTCCGCCGATCAGCCCTTCCCCCGTACCCAGCGCTGCTGCATAACCTCCACCGATACCGCCTCACGGCGGAGGCGTGGCACCCGTGGATGCTCCGCATCCTTGACCTGGAGGAAGCGATGCGGCTGCGCGGCTGGCCGGATCACCTCGACACCGCGATGCCTCTGGCCATTGAAAGCCAGGACGGCGAAAACTGGGACCAGTACCTGCTCGAAATCAAGGGCGGCACAGGTCAGATCACCAAGACACACACCACCAGCGAAGCCCGGCTCACCCGACGGCAACTGGCCGTCTGGTACGCCGGCGGTTACCGGACAGCGACCGCAGCACGCCTGGCGGGAGTGGAAGCCACGTCCGACGAAGCTCTCTGCAGACTGATCCGCACCACAGAGCATGAACCCTGGTTGCCCGACCACTTTTAG
- a CDS encoding ArsR/SmtB family transcription factor codes for MTAERIVRLGPLEQVQVDVVRHPGATLFTLLLGVLGDHPVDVPDLWRRTVHDSAPAAAVPLVRTLLSTAHVVIPDSLALTSELRSTKMSATLDQLMSLSSDEFADDMAAQSPVSPPPALRRVLDSPRDYLTAYQHVVTSVWEAFEPLWKRADGLIGREMERVGLATVTGSLAPVLAGLNSKVLYRDGVLQLPPCDPGAPAELGNRRLIFMPLASGHRAGLYDAVHPEHFWIGYPLPGLGHITGASPDSPAPADAALVLILGAVRAAILRQLTRQPAVGELARSLHISPSTATYHCDQLAAAGLLERERHGQHVRLRATARGMALLELLSATPAD; via the coding sequence ATGACGGCGGAGCGCATCGTGCGGCTGGGTCCGCTGGAGCAAGTGCAGGTCGATGTGGTCAGGCATCCCGGTGCCACACTGTTCACCTTGCTCTTGGGTGTTCTCGGTGATCATCCTGTCGATGTACCTGATCTGTGGCGCAGGACCGTCCACGACTCCGCTCCCGCTGCTGCCGTGCCCCTCGTCCGCACGTTGCTTTCCACGGCACATGTCGTCATACCGGACAGCCTGGCCCTGACCTCCGAGCTGCGCAGCACGAAGATGTCGGCCACCTTGGACCAGCTGATGTCGCTCAGCTCCGACGAGTTCGCCGACGATATGGCTGCGCAAAGTCCCGTCTCACCGCCTCCGGCCCTGCGGAGGGTTCTGGACTCGCCGCGTGACTACCTCACGGCCTACCAGCACGTGGTCACCTCCGTCTGGGAGGCATTCGAGCCGTTATGGAAGCGGGCAGACGGCCTGATCGGACGGGAAATGGAACGCGTCGGGCTCGCCACCGTCACCGGCAGCCTCGCCCCCGTGCTGGCCGGCCTCAACTCCAAAGTCCTCTACCGCGACGGCGTATTGCAGCTGCCGCCCTGCGACCCCGGAGCACCCGCAGAACTCGGCAATCGCCGCCTCATATTCATGCCCCTGGCCTCCGGCCACCGGGCCGGCCTGTACGACGCCGTACACCCGGAACATTTCTGGATCGGATACCCCCTGCCCGGCCTGGGCCACATCACCGGTGCCTCCCCCGACAGCCCCGCCCCGGCAGATGCCGCGCTCGTCCTCATCCTGGGAGCCGTACGGGCAGCGATCCTGCGGCAGCTGACCCGCCAGCCCGCAGTCGGCGAACTCGCCCGCAGCCTGCACATCAGCCCAAGCACCGCCACCTACCACTGCGATCAGCTTGCCGCGGCAGGACTGCTGGAACGCGAACGACACGGCCAACACGTCCGCTTGCGGGCCACGGCCCGAGGCATGGCCCTCCTCGAACTCCTGTCCGCCACCCCAGCAGACTGA
- a CDS encoding carbon-nitrogen hydrolase family protein codes for MPEARNPKSVRLAVAQTLVREDPRDVEALRESGREVRALMREASVQGARIVHFPEGAICFPSKFVMSVDGPDEVGPADWDRCQWLVLQSELVAIAELARELRLWTVIPSVHRLTGPNRPHNSLYVISDRGEVVTRYDERLLSKTKVSYMYSPGVSPVTFEVDAVRFGCLLGMEIHYPELFAEYENLDVDCVLLSTSGTPGNTTAQAQVQGHAAFNSYWVSLSGPAQDSVTAPTGIVAPNGDWLARCPADGSPSVAVANLDDSSEAATSALTYARPWRRESRSGLYTEHQVSDPRSEDRTAAF; via the coding sequence ATGCCGGAAGCAAGGAATCCCAAGAGCGTGCGGCTCGCCGTAGCGCAGACGCTCGTACGCGAAGACCCCCGAGACGTTGAAGCGCTGCGCGAAAGCGGGCGTGAGGTCCGTGCTCTGATGCGCGAGGCCAGTGTTCAGGGGGCGAGGATCGTGCACTTTCCGGAAGGCGCGATCTGCTTTCCCAGCAAGTTCGTCATGTCCGTCGACGGCCCGGACGAGGTCGGCCCGGCGGACTGGGACCGGTGCCAGTGGCTGGTGCTCCAATCGGAATTGGTGGCGATCGCCGAGCTGGCCCGCGAGTTGCGGCTGTGGACGGTGATCCCGTCGGTGCATCGCCTGACCGGCCCGAACCGCCCGCACAACAGCCTCTACGTCATCTCCGATCGCGGCGAGGTCGTCACGCGTTATGACGAGCGCCTGCTGTCGAAGACGAAGGTCTCGTACATGTACTCGCCGGGCGTCTCACCGGTGACCTTCGAGGTCGACGCTGTGCGCTTCGGCTGCCTGCTCGGCATGGAGATCCACTATCCAGAGTTGTTCGCGGAGTACGAGAATCTGGATGTCGACTGCGTGCTGCTCTCCACCAGCGGCACGCCGGGCAACACCACCGCCCAAGCCCAAGTCCAAGGCCACGCCGCGTTCAACAGCTACTGGGTCAGCCTGTCGGGGCCGGCACAGGACAGCGTCACCGCACCGACCGGAATCGTCGCTCCCAACGGCGACTGGCTTGCGCGGTGCCCCGCGGACGGTTCGCCATCGGTAGCCGTCGCGAACCTCGACGACAGCTCCGAGGCCGCCACATCGGCACTGACCTACGCGCGTCCCTGGCGTCGTGAGTCGCGCTCGGGCCTCTACACCGAGCACCAAGTGAGCGACCCTCGCAGCGAAGACCGGACAGCGGCCTTCTAG